The DNA segment ACAGGAAGAGAATGGCCATGATAACAGTGAGGAAGAAGCTGAGGACGGAGAGCAAGAGGAGTCTGCTGCAACTAATAAAAGATCTGCTGCTAAGCACACGAAGAAGACTTCTGAGCCATCCAAGGCAAAAAACAAGGTTTCTCCTGTTAAATTCACCCCTTCCAATTAAAGTTCTTCAAACCTGCTTTAAGTATGTCTGGTGAAGATGAATCAAGTTCACCCTATGAAAACAAAATGGGTTCTTACTAGGAGATCAACGAGCAGGGCTCCAATGCCTCAACAAAAGATAAGACCACTGTAAGAAAGGATTCTGCGAAGGTTTCTAAAACCGCATCAACTTCTTCTCCAAGAAAAAGCGTTCCTGTGGATGACAGTGACTCTGGGCATCCTTCGATCTCGAAAAGCAAACAGAAGGGCAGAAGGAAAGGCCGAGCAAGCGAAAAACTTCCAGACAACAAGGAAAACACTAGCAGGAAAAAATCTTATAAGTCAGATTCAAACGAAAAACAAGGTAGCTTTTCgttatatacacatataaatattaGATAGTTGGTTATTGTATGCCTTAATTTTTGTATTCTGGCTAAACAAAGATAGCATGCAACCTTTCAAGAATTGTTCACAAATTCTCAGTTTGCTCATAAGCAACACAAAGACTACTTCATACACGTTATTTTTTCAGATATTTCATGACAAGTATTAAAgtgttttttttctatctttttacCTGTAATTCTTTCGAAGTGATCTTACTCTAAAGAAGAATACATATTTTCTTTAAAGTGCTTCTTTCAAAGTGATCTTAATCCATTTTTTCTCAATCCTAATGATGTCAGTTTCAGatattggggtatgttgttttttCCGCAGATTTGACTGCCATTTTTTGTTTAATTCAATTTAATAGACATATTTGCTGCTGATTTCCAATTGCCATTCATCTTTTTCAGAGACCAAAATATGATTTGTTGTTTATTATGATGTAGTGTGCGTGAAGTAATTGTGGTTGGCTTGAGCTTATTGTAAGAAAGGTGTGCTGGTGAATGGTGATGTTTTAATATGGATAATAGCATATTGATGGAAGAATAATTTTCGATTTCATTTGTCTGATGCTGACTAATATTATTGAGATGCCTATTTTGACTCAAATGTTGCTAATTATTTGCCCATTAGCTGCATTCTTTACCTATTATGAGTACCTTTTCTCGTCATGAAACTAGGAAAAGTCAAGGCAAGTAAGGCAGCTAAGAGTGGACCCAGCAAGGAGGAGTTGCATGCTGTTGTCAGTGATATATTGAAAGAAGTGGATTTCAATACTGTGAGGAGCTTTTTAGACTTGATCCTCGATGCTCCCCTTCCTTTTTCACTTGATATTACTAAGCTGTCAAATTCTGTGTGGGGTGCAGGCAACTCTGGCTGATATTTTGAGACAGCTAGGTACGATAAAACTAACTATAAGATGAACATATAAATAATATAGATACATTACGATATCTGATGGAATTAGTGCTTATTTGTGGTAGATCTTTTTTATTCTGCATTACAAGCTAGAATGACATAGTTGACGCTAAAATCTGACCGTGTACAGGAGCTCACTTCAAGATGGATCTGATGGACAGAAAAGCAGAGGTGAAGCGCATAATCGAAGATGTTATTAACAGTATGTCTGATGACGACGATGAAGATGGTGAGGAGGACGAAGGCGGTGCGGAGGATGCCAAGGAGGAGGACGACACAAAGGAAGATTCTGACGGAGACGGTGATAAGTAGCATTGGTCAGATGGGTGGACAAATTTGCACATTACTTGTGCTTGTTTGGCTTAGCACTGACATGGGTAGAGATCTAACCATTTCATAGAAATGCCTTCTCATCTGCTGTCTGTGGTAGATGTGTGATGTTGTTCTACTATCATTGTACGATAGCCTTTGTTTCTTTTGTGGAATATTTCCTTTAGCTTTTTGGAGACTCCTCTGACTACAATGTGTAATAATCAGCTTTGTTGTTTAACCTGTCACTAATTACTGTCAGTGTTAGAATGTGTTGAAACTGATCCGACCACGTATTTTCCAAGTAAGATTTGTCTGAACGTTTTGATCGAGATGGATTATCCAATTTTGTCTGAGGGGGTTTGGCCTGATGTGACCGTCAGTCGCTTCATGAAGGCCTTATGCTGTCTGTTGCCTCCTTGTGAACCGGCTATAATTACACAAAAATATGACCAAAGGTTTTATTCGTGCATGTCGACCATCGTTGAAAGGGAAAAACAAAGGATATATTTGAATGGTGCTCCATCTCGAGTTGAATAGCATCATGTATGCCATTtatataatgaaaaataaaattaattttaaaaaattggtAAAAGTAAATCGATGGTTGATTGAGAGGAACTTTTGATCCAGAATGAATTCAACCGTGTTACCAGCCACACCACACACACACTCACACTCTGGTGTGGTTGACCCTCAACTCGAGGTCAACCAATTTGAGTAGAAAAAATGCCAGACACACGACTTAAACCAGAACTGCAGCAATCGACGAGATTTCTACGAACAGCCGTTCTACTTTTTTGATCATTCAATTTCTAAAATCAGTGTTGAACTAAGCAAACTTTTACAACATCATTGTGCTGTATGCAATTTCTACGATTAGTCATAGAACAGCCGTTCTACGACTATTGTGCTGTATGCAACATCATGGCCAAATGTACATGTTTACAACCAACCGTATAGAAGCATTTCAGGTGTGTATATGACATGGTaatctaatctctctctctctctctctctctatgcatGTGTTAATCAAGTACATGCTTTCACCAACAAATCTGTTATTGTCGTGCCAATGGAGGCGGCACCATCGGAAACGGTGGCTGTACAAGACGATTGCCCGCCTCCAGTCCCTGAAAGCTGTAGTATGCAGTCCGAGGACTTGGATTTGAATGCATGCCGAACATTGGATAGCTTGGGAGAGGTGGTGAAGCTGAGCCATAATTGTATGGGACGCGAGACATAGGTCCAGCAGCAGCCTGCATGAATTGGGTGGTGGCAATGgcagttggtggtggtggtggttgtgtAGGTGGCAATGAAGTTGATGGCTGTGGCAGCAGGGGCGACGGCTCCAAGCTCAGGCTTGAATGAGTCACTGCAGATGCTGGCTGTAGTGATTCAGGATGTGGAAAAGATGGCATCGGCAGCTGAAGGAGAGAATCCGGTGGCGACGGCACATGAGAAGGCGCACTGTTTGGTGTCTTAAGCCTCTTACTATCAGGTGCGTAATCATCTCTATCACGCTGACCAATCATGCTCTCTGAGGCCAGAGAGGAAAGAACAAAGCTTAGCATTTGGGCAGAGGAGGCGGATGATGTGAGTTTTGCCGCCATTGCAGCAGCTGCTATTTTCCGCTGCTCCGCTTCAGTATGAGAAGAATTACTGTCAGTTATGAGAGGTTCTTCCTGGGTGCCCATGGGCGGAGTTATTTGTGCTGTATCTGCAGAGCTAGTGGTAGCTTCAGGGATAAAACCAGAAGAGGTATCAGAGAACGCCAACGATGACTCCATTTGCCTCTGCTCGGCTGGGGGTTGAGCATCATGGAGCTGTGCAGATAAGCTACTTGCTAGCTCGTATTGTGATTTGGCAGCCTGGAATACAGATGATTAGTTATGACATCAAGAATTAATTTGGATGACCTACTAGGTAGGTAAGAGTTCGATGATAAAACATAATCACAGGAAAAGCTTTTCATGAACATTTAGGTCAGCATATGAACTTAAGTTGTCCTTTTAAGTTACTTTTTTATTTCTCACCTATGATGCAGAATCAAACTTGGCTTACTAAAATACATTTACTAACATGTGAAAGATGAATGACAACAATTATTTTCCCAAAAGAAAATGAAGAGAGGTAATGAGAATTAGCTAATTATGTAGTGCAAAAAACATAACAGATACATCAAGTATAGATAATGAGAACTAGAATGAATACCTATTCTTCAACAGTAATGATTCTTAAAGAAGGCAATTATGTAACAGACTGACAACTATATCTAAGCTTGCTCATGTAGTACATATTCCACCTCTTTCAAGTGCAGATTACGATTACATCTCTATTGTACCTTTGCAAAGTACCCTAATATCCTATATATACCTCCAAAATGGAaaataggatatatatatatgctcgtGCAAATCTTAGAGACCTCCCTTTTGTGTACTTAAGAACTATTTAATACCCATTTGCCTAAACCCAAATTAAAAATAGGCAACTATGATTAGATAATCTAAATCCCCATAAGTAAAATACCAATTCAGATGGCCAACTCTTAGGGGCATAATCAGGACAGAGTCAATAGGGATATATAAGATATTGACACTTCTGGAGGGGTTATAGAAGATATTAATGCACTCTCAGGGTCACACCAGATTTTTTCCACTCAAACATTAATGGATATTTGACTCATGGGACATTTTACTTAGCAATCAGGAGGGATCCTGCCTCGTGTTGCTTCAGAACTTTTAGTTAGCTTGCATTTCA comes from the Musa acuminata AAA Group cultivar baxijiao chromosome BXJ1-10, Cavendish_Baxijiao_AAA, whole genome shotgun sequence genome and includes:
- the LOC135595307 gene encoding uncharacterized protein LOC135595307 isoform X2, whose amino-acid sequence is MNGSFNMQILVDKLAKLNNSQHSIETLSYWCIFHRNKAKQVVETWDQQFHCSPRDKRVSFLYLANDILQNSRRTGSEFINEFLKVLPDALTDVLDNGGDFGRKAALRLVDIWEERKVFGSRGQFLKEEILGRKLDNGNKYGNSSNCKLKQCSGELLQKIILSYDHVHDEEALFRKCEGSISIVDKLEKEFCSDDKLGSKNESEVTRELQKQHGILGECIEQLKAAELSRATLVTYLREALHEQETKIEQVRHELQAAKSQYELASSLSAQLHDAQPPAEQRQMESSLAFSDTSSGFIPEATTSSADTAQITPPMGTQEEPLITDSNSSHTEAEQRKIAAAAMAAKLTSSASSAQMLSFVLSSLASESMIGQRDRDDYAPDSKRLKTPNSAPSHVPSPPDSLLQLPMPSFPHPESLQPASAVTHSSLSLEPSPLLPQPSTSLPPTQPPPPPTAIATTQFMQAAAGPMSRVPYNYGSASPPLPSYPMFGMHSNPSPRTAYYSFQGLEAGNRLVQPPFPMVPPPLARQ